One window of the Salvia splendens isolate huo1 chromosome 1, SspV2, whole genome shotgun sequence genome contains the following:
- the LOC121757045 gene encoding uncharacterized protein LOC121757045, which yields MGGDDRTFGANFTSKGVSRLRGVVEEKLKEFMGDYTDDTLVEYVIVLLKNGRSKDEAKNELDVFLGDDSDSFISWLWDHLGSNLGLYAQAQELQPVGALKEDPASGDQRKTGSDQIESEADKGNSVETYGHHKNRENKGSVRGGNDRVPLPRKSLANNANIRDENQINDSQSKSHRFPQSAIHKKRRRDDDDKKQQRKREVSQSTVSAPKRLLQFAVRDAVSTSRPSNATAEPSLKRLRSVVSTTESYAEAHPQRIRRASMSVAIKAMAEAVKDVTKVRPSRNVFDRLGNAMNGPKTSSHREHGCVAEDAVDEDLNVEMKSLHSSYYPRDDISMLQEGNMSSFHEEVMVTGWGYDRENCDQRGREGTNIYPSDSSGENWVERSLKFQYGAADHVDGTPNRPPRDIIQPATVHSGILMNSSSVTMKMTKPLLQEEIEASEMDSREGMRGAYTVSTKSEAWLMKENSNHIVPFNGNPDATLLESERSQAESGLCNTVPPPTDDADSRTIFVSNVHFAATKDSLLRHFNKFGEVLKVIILTDPATGQPKGSTYIEFMRKEAAELALSLDGTSFLSRILKIVKKSSAQPDTASVMTWPRVAWASPFVVPRYGRAPFARGMASLYRGGGRVPMKPGARSFQWKRGADSTLTTETSGQASNNIISSPSTRNLTYVRAEAKANGSSGSA from the exons ATGGGGGGAGATGATCGAACATTTGGGGCTAATTTCACAAGTAAAGGAGTTTCAAGGCTTCGCGGTGTTGTCGAGGAGAAGCTCAAGGAGTTCATGGGTGACTACACCGATGACACTTTGGTG GAATATGTGATAGTCTTGCTAAAAAATGGTAGGAGTAAGGATGAAGCGAAGAATGAACTAGATGTCTTTTTAGGAGATGACAGCGACTCTTTCATATCATG GCTATGGGATCATCTGGGGTCTAATTTAGGTTTATACGCCCAAGCACAAGAACTTCAACCAGTAGGAGCCCTCAAAGAAGACCCTGCTTCAGGGGATCAGAGGAAAACTGGATCTGATCAGATTGAATCTGAAGCTGATAAAGGAAACTCTGTTGAAACATATGGGCACCATAAAAATCGGGAAAATAAAGGGTCTGTAAGGGGTGGTAATGATAGAGTCCCCCTTCCTCGGAAGTCTTTGGCCAACAATGCAAATATCAGAGATGAAAATCAGATTAATGATTCTCAATCCAAGTCACATCGTTTTCCTCAGTCAGCAATTCATAAAAAAAGAAGGCGAGATGATGATGATAAGAAACAGCAAAGAAAG AGAGAAGTGTCCCAGTCAACTGTTAGTGCCCCAAAAAGGCTACTGCAATTTGCTGTACGTGATGCTGTTTCTACTTCTAGGCCGTCAAATGCCACAGCAGAGCCTTCACTCAAACGTCTGCGCTCCGTGGTTTCAACAACAGAGTCATATGCAGAAGCACACCCTCAGAGGATTCGCCGTGCTTCTATGTCTGTGGCTATTAAAGCTATGGCAGAAGCGGTGAAGGACGTAACAAAAGTTAGGCCTTCCCGTAATGTGTTTGATAGGCTTGGTAATGCTATGAATGGCCCAAAAACTAGCAGTCATCGAGAACATGGATGTGTTGCTGAAGATGCTGTTGATGAAGACCTTAATGTTGAGATGAAGAGTCTTCACTCTTCTTATTACCCAAGAGATGATATCAGCATGCTGCAAGAAGGGAATATGTCATCTTTTCATGAAGAAGTCATGGTTACTGGTTGGGGATATGACAGAGAAAATTGTGATCAAAGGGGCCGGGAAGGTACAAATATTTATCCATCAGACTCATCTGGTGAAAACTGGGTTGAGAGGTCCTTGAAGTTTCAATATGGTGCTGCTGATCATGTTGATGGAACACCCAACAGACCACCCAGAGATATTATTCAACCTGCGACAGTGCATAGTGGAATCCTCATGAATTCTTCCTCTGTAACCATGAAAATGACGAAACCTCTGTTACAGGAAGAAATAGAGGCATCTGAGATGGATAGTCGTGAAGGAATGCGAGGTGCTTATACCGTGTCAACAAAATCTGAAGCGTGGTTGATGAAAGAGAACAGCAATCATATTGTGCCTTTTAATGGAAAT CCTGATGCTACTCTGCTTGAGTCTGAAAGGAGTCAGGCAGAAAGTG GTTTATGCAATACTGTTCCACCACCAACTGATGATGCTGATTCTCGTACCATCTTTGTTAGCAAT GTACATTTTGCTGCCACGAAGGATAGCCTTTTGCGACATTTCAACAAGTTTGGAGAAGTCCTGAAAGTTATTATCTTAACTGATCCAGCTACTGGGCAACCAAAAGG ATCAACATATATAGAATTTATGAGAAAAGAAGCAGCTGAGCTTGCTTTGTCTTTGGATGGCACGTCTTTTTTGTCACGCATTTTGAAG ATTGTAAAGAAAAGCTCTGCTCAACCGGATACTGCATCTGTTATGACATGGCCCCGTGTTGCCTGGGCATCTCCTTTTGTTGttccaagatatggcagagctCCTTTTGCTAGAGGTATGGCCAGTTTATACAGGGGTGGTGGTCGTGTACCTATGAAGCCTGGTGCACGGAGTTTCCAGTGGAAGCGAGGGGCTGACTCAACTTTGACCACCGAGACTTCAGGTCAGGCCTCCAACAACATAATTTCATCACCAAGTACGCGTAATCTCACATATGTGAGAGCAGAAGCCAAGGCAAATGGGAGTTCAGGATCTGCCTAG